The Ziziphus jujuba cultivar Dongzao chromosome 1, ASM3175591v1 genome segment GCAGTGTATGACACTCTCTGCTGCTGACGCTTCTTGGAGAGCTCGCACAGAAGCTACAAATGCAACATTTCTATGATGAACAGCTTGCTGAAACAGACCACGTTATCAAAGAAGAGAATAAGAACTTTCCACCACATGGACTAAAAGTCTGGCATTATAGTCTTGTATACGATTGCATACCTTTCCTAGATCATTAATGGCAGGTGGGAACTTATTCCATGAAATCCCCTGTTCTGACCAAGTTTTAGAACTTAAAGCCACCTTAACAAGCCTGTTAGGAATAGTTTGCTCGGATGTTGAATTCACAACCTTCTTCGGCGTCTTGTTAATTAACATTGGAGAACATGTCTCATTTTTGGTTTTCAGAGGTGATGAAATGCTTAAACTTGGACGCTTTACAGATGAATCATGCTTAACAGAAGCCTTCTTATCAGAAATCACCTGCAGCAACCAAAAACTAATCATATCAGTTTAtagagagaagagaaaaaaaacagCCATTCTATTCATGTTActaaaatctttttcttttctttcaagaGCACCAGGAGAGAatatgtttataaattataacagTTCCACGTGCACAAGAATAAAAACATCCAACTGACGGGCATACTATTAATCCTACAGTGCAATGCAAAGCATACAGACTCTGATCTTATgtaaaacgttttttttttttttttaattctataaaAAGGCAAGTTCTAGCAGAGATGAAGCTTCAGTTTACAAGCACAACTAGATGCCCCATGAAAACTAAagatgtatacatacatacatatatatatatatatatttcaccatGTTAACAAAACTATAAACAAAAACGGGGGCACAGAAAGAGACAAAAGTAGAAAAACTCAGAACTTGTTTGGATTTGAAACGCGAAGCACTTCCTTGTGCAGTATCGTTGGAGGTTGGGGTATGATTCCAAGCTCTTCTAGCCGAGTCCAAGCTCAGTCTCCTCAAGTCCAAACCTTCGTTCACCATCTTCTTCGCAGGAGAACCATTACTGTTAATCGTCGCCGAAGACCCAAATCTCGATTTCACAATAGCCTCAGAGACAGAGATAGAGCTCCTAGCCTTGGTTTTGCCATTCCCATTATTCAAATCCCGTCTCTTGGAACCACCCTTCTCAACATTATTCTTCACGCCGTTACTCTTAGCCTTCTCAAAACCAAACCTCGAACCAATTTGCAGCAGATCACTGGAAACCAAATCAATGGGGTTCCCAACACAGGGACTAGGACGTCTTCTTGGAACAGGCTTCAAGCCACGAACCACCGGAACCGGAGACGCCGAATCAAGCCGAGTAACGTAAACGAACTGACCCAGTTGAATCTTGTCGCTATATATCAAATCCACGTCATGGTCGGAGATGGAAACATAAGCAGCATGCAAAGAATCAGAAACCTTAAGAAAAAACCCTCTACTACTCCAAGGGTCATCGTCGTCATCACCTTCACCGAGCGAAGGCAAAATCTCAATAACCTGGAGGAGTGCCGAGCGGTGGTCTCCGGTAACCTTGAAATCCTTATCGGCGACACTGTTGAGAAGCTTGGAAAGAACCCCAGGCGTTAGGGACGCCATTGGAGAAGAAGGGTTCAGCCAAGCTCTGTTCTTTTGGCAGTAGAGCACATGGGTATGGAAAATGAAGAGCAACGAAGAGATGGGACAAATGGCTGTGGAATCTCAAGGATGGCATTGGGGAAGTAACTGGGTCTGGGTAATTCATCGTCTTTCTCAGTGGTGAGTGCACAGGAGACAGGTGTCAAAAGCAGGATAAGtgtgcttttgtttaatttttattttttttgtcgttGTTTTGCTAGGCTTAGCTTAGAGATCTGCAATAGGGGCATTAGGTACTAGGCAAGAGGAGTTGTAAGAGAATAGAGATTtgcagaaagagaaagagagagagagcgcaGATTCCTAGGTTTCATCCCCAACATAGCCAATGAGGACAGAATGTGTAGACCAAGAAGCTTGTAGTTCATTTGCCCACAAAAGTATAAAGattgaatttttggtttttttgagattaattttataatatttttttgttggatGCTAAAAGTGGGAGGAATGGGAAGCTGGGAAGTTTGCAGAATATTGTAAATATTGTAAACTAGATATGGGGCCGTAGTTGTAATAATAGTAGATTAGGATTtaggaggggagagagagagagatagagagctATTCATATAGTTGCAGAGGCAGAGAGAGGGTTTCTTTTTGGGGTTTTTGGGGTTTTGTGCAGATGGAGATATGGAATGGAGATCccaggaaaagaaaggaaatgcaCATGGGTTGGCATGTTTTTTCCACCAGTTTGATATGCTAGTCGTTATTTTCAAAACCTCTacataatacaaatatatatatatatatagatatttcttTGAAATACAAAACCtttataattttggaaaacaaaaaaacaataaaaacagaagaaaaaattgaacattACTGTTCTTATTTTACTTTTGCACTTCTttatgctttatatatatatatatatattttaattttttgccttGCCCTTAAATGTTCTTTGATTTGTATATAGGTTACAATTTCATTGGTCCCATAGTAATGTGTAATTGATCCAAACCCACcgaataaatacataaaacaaatacaccagccaaaaaaaaataaaaaataaaaaatacataaaacaaaaaaaaaatttcaacctaCAAAAAGTTATTTACAATTTTCTATAACATGAATGAGATGACAATAATAATGTactaatttgataatatttgtgaATTAAAAATCTCTCAATTTAAGATACATCCAATGGAAAATTCCTGAAAATTTTAGAGATAATCAATCCTATTTTCACAttgtatttcttttatatattaagcTTTGCATTTAGTTTAAAATCTaaccaattttgaaaaattgttttggcaataaatttacaaaatggGCCTCATAATATAACGAAATGAAATGAAGATTGGGCCCaactaaaatgtaaaaaagtTTAGCCCAaccactttatttattttatttttttatcaaaaaaacttTTTCAGCTTTTGCTTTGCAACTTTTATTTTTCGGTCTGCATGTTTACACTTTTTGTTAAAatctacttatttattttacccagtacattttccttttctttttttctttttttggtaaatttcaGTACATTTTTCTCTAGGATGGCAATGCTGCCTCAACCAAAAACTAAAAGAGGATTGAAATCCCTCCTCCAGGGTAATAAtcatacaatttaaaattaaatcttgTAATTTATATGTCATGCATAGTTGTCTACCCTACATTTTTTCAATGGATCATATTCTTGACCAAGTGATTAAAACACTAGCgtaaattaacaaaatagagacgttaaattttcttttcttcttttgtatGTTTAGGGGTCAGTGGGTTGGAAATTTTTGAAGACATTAACACTGGAGAGAAGGAAACAAATATTAGAAAGAAATTTACTCTCCACCATATAATATGAAAGCAACAAATATTAGAAAGAAATTTACTATCCACCATATAACATGAAAGCATGCAATCACCTACCAAATGTAAATGATCTAAAGGAAATTTCTTAAGAGAAAATGACAACTCAAAAATTGAGAGTATATTACATGACTCTACATGTATATCCAATCGTACATCTGGACCACCATTCAAATCAGACGGTAGTTAAAGCATATAATAAACAAATGTGTTTGGTACCGCTACCACGCCCTCTTGCTCCAAATTCTTCTTCCACTAATCTATAATTACCTTCTCGAACTATTTTTCAACTCAAAAAACCAGCTTCCTTCTAGTAGTGATGAGGATCTTATTGGTGGTGAGAAAGACATTCCGAAAGCAgacattttacctttttttttaatatgcctTTGAACTACTCTCTCATTTGATGAACAAGCAATCCAGTCTCTCATTAcctttttcttacttttttttcttccaaagcTATCATTAATTAACtttcttatcattttatttgttttttcttttttaaataattaaaaaaaaaaaaaaagagatttatTCACTCTGCTTTGGAGTAGGGTTCattcttctcaattttttgtGTTGCAATAATATGGGAAGTGAGTGCAATATTCCTCAAAAGCTCCATTATGATATTTCCATGTCCAAGAGGACCAGAAAGCCATTGAATACCCGAGATGCCAATCGAAAATATAGTCCTCCGGAAGGTGATCTTAATGGAGGAGAAGAGGGAGGAGGAAGAAGAGAGAGCTCTCTTGATGGGGAAGAAAATGGGCATAAGAGCTTGAAGCAACTCATCAATGGTGATGGAAAAGCAGTGGTGGTGATCAAGTCTGGTGGTGGTGATGATCGTCATGAGGAAATTAGCAAAGGAAGAAGTTCCCTTGGCCAACACTTCACAGAAGAAGAGAAGAATCTACAGCTGATCACAACACAGCAGAAGGAGGGTTTGCAAGGAAGGAAGCTCAAGAAAATGGTGAGTCGTTATGCAAAGGTTTTAAGCCATCTGATTAAGCTCAAGCGTGATTC includes the following:
- the LOC107434481 gene encoding uncharacterized protein LOC107434481, giving the protein MGSECNIPQKLHYDISMSKRTRKPLNTRDANRKYSPPEGDLNGGEEGGGRRESSLDGEENGHKSLKQLINGDGKAVVVIKSGGGDDRHEEISKGRSSLGQHFTEEEKNLQLITTQQKEGLQGRKLKKMVSRYAKVLSHLIKLKRDSSLKESQKKPVLRLTM
- the LOC107434312 gene encoding uncharacterized protein LOC107434312, whose translation is MASLTPGVLSKLLNSVADKDFKVTGDHRSALLQVIEILPSLGEGDDDDDPWSSRGFFLKVSDSLHAAYVSISDHDVDLIYSDKIQLGQFVYVTRLDSASPVPVVRGLKPVPRRRPSPCVGNPIDLVSSDLLQIGSRFGFEKAKSNGVKNNVEKGGSKRRDLNNGNGKTKARSSISVSEAIVKSRFGSSATINSNGSPAKKMVNEGLDLRRLSLDSARRAWNHTPTSNDTAQGSASRFKSKQVISDKKASVKHDSSVKRPSLSISSPLKTKNETCSPMLINKTPKKVVNSTSEQTIPNRLVKVALSSKTWSEQGISWNKFPPAINDLGKQAVHHRNVAFVASVRALQEASAAESVIHCMCVFAELCESPQKVSAGSLVQKFLDLNQSMQSAAMVVDSLLNQGPRDEQHWLTPDVCKTSSSKNATLWVKAAVETNLSKFNLFRIQDKGEVLNGEKCHCVILENASVESKSENCSPKSKQSPRNHGSSSSDSNSKSAPSSSRKFLSTARKPSTEREKCLKGSRLKEAASLAEKLLLLSREWFLKYLEDSLKIGFRVNRGGEGSEMACLLGQLKRVNQWLDNLVMDRIQEDERIEDLRKKLYRFLLEHVDSAVVSGK